A genomic window from Terriglobia bacterium includes:
- a CDS encoding PadR family transcriptional regulator, with protein MAKNEMIPGTLGMLVLRVLQPGALHGYAIAQRIHTLSNDLLQVEEGSLYPALQRMLIKGWVQAEWGVSETNRKVRFYKLTAAGRKQLQSEMTDFDRVLQGIQAVLSKA; from the coding sequence ATGGCTAAGAATGAAATGATCCCCGGAACCTTAGGCATGCTGGTGCTGCGCGTGCTCCAGCCTGGCGCGCTGCATGGCTACGCCATCGCCCAGCGCATCCACACGCTTTCCAATGACCTGCTTCAGGTGGAAGAAGGCTCTCTCTATCCCGCGCTCCAGCGCATGTTGATCAAAGGCTGGGTGCAGGCCGAGTGGGGCGTCTCTGAGACCAACCGCAAAGTGCGTTTTTACAAGCTCACGGCCGCCGGACGCAAACAACTGCAATCCGAAATGACGGACTTTGACCGTGTGCTGCAAGGTATTCAGGCCGTGCTCTCCAAGGCCTGA
- a CDS encoding GlxA family transcriptional regulator: MKRIGLLGFDDVAGLDLAGPLEAFASAVSDEDGKLRPCYETVILGLTGKPFVTEAGMTITPHRTLARAPELDTLIICGGRGLRKPAVNAQVSAWISARAPRIRRIASVCTGIYALAPTGLLDGRRVTTHWRFADDVARRFPLLRVEPNAIFLKDGSFYTSAGITAGIDLALALIEEDHGRRVALAVARELVVYLKREGGQEQYSEPLQFQTGSDDRLAELVPWIAGNLRADLSVEALAGKACLCPRHFSRRFRDVFGATPADFVKRLRLDEARRRLAQRSTSIEQVADSVGFHSADSFRRAFERRFGTNPSSYRERFQIHAIPAAAAEGLRA, encoded by the coding sequence AAGCCTTCGCCAGCGCGGTCAGCGACGAAGACGGCAAACTCCGCCCCTGCTATGAAACCGTCATCCTGGGTCTGACCGGCAAGCCTTTCGTCACCGAAGCCGGCATGACCATCACCCCGCATCGCACACTGGCCCGCGCGCCTGAGCTGGACACGCTCATCATCTGCGGGGGACGCGGCCTGCGCAAACCCGCCGTTAATGCCCAAGTCTCAGCCTGGATCAGCGCGCGCGCTCCCCGTATTCGCCGCATCGCGTCCGTGTGCACCGGCATTTACGCTTTGGCGCCCACCGGCCTCCTGGACGGACGCCGCGTCACCACGCATTGGCGCTTCGCTGACGACGTGGCCCGCCGTTTTCCTCTGCTGCGGGTTGAGCCCAACGCCATTTTCTTGAAAGACGGATCTTTCTACACTTCCGCCGGCATCACCGCGGGCATTGACCTGGCCCTGGCCTTGATCGAAGAGGACCACGGACGGCGTGTGGCGTTGGCCGTCGCCCGCGAACTGGTGGTTTATCTCAAGCGCGAAGGCGGACAGGAACAATATTCTGAGCCGCTGCAGTTCCAAACCGGCTCAGACGACCGCCTGGCTGAGCTTGTTCCCTGGATCGCCGGCAACCTGCGGGCGGACCTTTCCGTGGAAGCGCTCGCCGGCAAGGCTTGTCTTTGTCCCCGGCACTTCAGCCGGCGCTTTCGCGATGTCTTTGGCGCCACGCCCGCTGACTTCGTCAAGCGACTGCGCCTCGACGAAGCCCGCCGCCGTCTCGCCCAGCGCAGCACTTCCATCGAGCAAGTCGCCGACTCCGTGGGCTTTCACAGCGCGGATTCTTTCCGCCGGGCGTTTGAACGGCGCTTTGGCACCAATCCCAGCAGCTACCGGGAACGTTTCCAGATCCATGCGATTCCGGCGGCGGCTGCCGAAGGCCTTAGGGCTTGA